A stretch of the Rosa rugosa chromosome 5, drRosRugo1.1, whole genome shotgun sequence genome encodes the following:
- the LOC133711902 gene encoding putative calcium-transporting ATPase 13, plasma membrane-type has protein sequence MSRSTFSALHENVGSNIGLILDFPRSSLGMSKRKWHSAFITIYCSRAFLSLRPSTLPKHTNSTFISRTLSYSIVRVEPALIPAINGFKADPKSLTELVKEKNLKELLELGGVEEVASALKIDAEHGINGDDTEDTARRHQEFGSNTYKKPPTQGFLHFVWEAFKDITILILLGCAALSLGFGIKEHGLKEGWIDGGSIGLAVILVISVSAISNYSSNLQIEAVRNGRRQQISIFEIVVGEVICLKIGDQVPADELLLDGHSLSVDESSMTGESV, from the coding sequence ATGAGTAGGTCAACCTTCAGTGCCCTGCATGAAAATGTGGGAAGCAATATTGGGTTGATTCTTGATTTTCCGAGAAGTAGTCTCGGCATGAGCAAAAGAAAATGGCATTCTGCTTTCATTACCATCTATTGCTCTAGAGCCTTCCTCTCTTTACGACCTTCTACACTTCCCAAACATACCAACTCCACATTCATATCTCGCACACTCTCTTACTCCATTGTTAGAGTCGAGCCAGCCTTGATCCCAGCCATTAATGGATTCAAAGCAGACCCAAAAAGCCTCACTGAGCTTGTGAAGGAGAAAAATCTCAAAGAGCTCTTGGAGCTTGGAGGGGTTGAAGAAGTAGCATCAGCTCTCAAAATTGATGCAGAGCATGGAATCAATGGTGATGATACTGAAGACACTGCGCGCAGACATCAAGAATTTGGTTCCAACACATACAAGAAACCGCCAACGCAAGGATTCCTTCATTTTGTGTGGGAAGCCTTCAAAGACATCACAATTCTCATTCTTTTAGGCTGTGCTGCACTCTCTCTTGGTTTCGGTATCAAAGAGCATGGATTAAAAGAAGGTTGGATTGATGGTGGAAGCATTGGTCTTGCGGTCATTCTGGTCATTTCTGTTTCAGCCATTAGTAACTACAGTAGCAATCTCCAAATTGAGGCCGTGAGAAATGGAAGGCGCCAACAGATTTCAATATTTGAAATTGTGGTTGGTGAAGTCATCTGCTTGAAGATTGGAGATCAAGTACCAGCAGATGAATTGCTTCTAGATGGCCATTCTTTATCAGTAGATGAATCAAGCATGACCGGGGAGAGCGTGTAA
- the LOC133713166 gene encoding putative calcium-transporting ATPase 13, plasma membrane-type, producing the protein MLVISVGMNTNWGEMMSQISQDNNEKTPLQARLDKLTSSIGKVGLAVAFFVLVVMLVRYFTGNTEDENGNKEYNGSKTKSDDIINAVIGIVAAAVTIVVVAIPEGLPLAVTLTLAYSMKRMMVNNAMVRKLSACETMGSATTICTDKTGTLTMNQMKVTKFWLAKESVEEEAYSSISPYVLDLIQEGVTLNTTGSVYRPSLDSEVEISGSPTEKAILSWAVHGSMMDMEKVVKTCSILHVEAFNSKKKQSGVLVKRKADNSRHVHWKGAAEMILAICTSYYNASGLVKDMYVNEKRKFEHIIQGMAASSLRCIAFAQKQVPAEERLNADQKFVLKEDGLTLLGLVGLKDPCRPGVKKAVEECQYAGVNVKMITGDNVFTAKAIATECGILGASQDMFGGAVIEGVEFRNYTPEERLEKVEKICVMARSSPFDKLLKVQCLKQKGHVVAVTGDGTNDAPALKEADIGLSMGIQGTEVAKESSDIVIIDDNFASVATVLMWGRCVYNNIQKFIQFQLTVNVAALVINFVAAVSAGQVPLTAVQLLWVNLIMDTLGALALATEKPTRELMEKPPVGRTAPLITNIMWGNLLPQALYQITVLLILQFRGKAIFGVGDKVKDTLIFNTFVLCQIFNEFNARKLEKKNVFKGIHTNKLFMGIIVVTIVLQVVMVEVLKKFADTERLNWGQWGVCIGIAVISWPIGWLVKCIPVPEKPIFSYLKMKKNKHSV; encoded by the coding sequence ATGCTTGTCATATCAGTAGGGATGAACACGAACTGGGGTGAAATGATGAGCCAAATCAGCCAAGACAACAATGAAAAGACACCTTTGCAAGCACGTTTAGACAAGCTAACTTCGTCCATAGGTAAAGTTGGTTTGGCAgttgctttctttgttcttgTAGTCATGTTGGTCCGATACTTCACAGGGAATACAGAGGATGAGAATGGAAACAAAGAGTACAATGGCAGCAAGACAAAATCTGATGACATAATAAATGCCGTCATTGGGATTGTAGCAGCTGCCGTTACAATTGTTGTGGTGGCAATTCCAGAAGGTCTACCATTAGCTGTGACTCTCACTCTTGCTTATTCCATGAAGAGAATGATGGTCAATAACGCAATGGTGCGGAAGCTCTCTGCTTGTGAGACCATGGGATCTGCTACAACAATTTGTACAGACAAAACAGGTACTCTGACCATGAACCAGATGAAGGTGACTAAGTTTTGGTTGGCGAAAGAATCTGTGGAAGAAGAAGCTTATTCATCTATTTCTCCTTATGTTCTCGACTTGATCCAAGAAGGGGTTACTCTCAATACAACTGGTAGTGTGTACAGGCCTAGCTTGGATTCCGAAGTTGAGATCTCTGGCAGTCCAACGGAAAAGGCCATTCTTTCATGGGCGGTACATGGGTCAATGATGGATATGGAGAAAGTGGTGAAGACTTGTAGCATTCTCCACGTCGAAGCCTTTAATTCGAAGAAGAAACAGAGTGGAGTTCTGGTGAAGAGAAAGGCAGATAACTCCAGGCATGTACACTGGAAAGGAGCAGCAGAGATGATACTAGCAATCTGCACAAGTTACTACAATGCTTCTGGACTTGTTAAGGATATGTATGTGAATGAAAAAAGGAAGTTTGAGCATATTATTCAAGGTATGGCAGCTAGCAGCCTCAGATGCATAGCGTTTGCACAGAAACAAGTTCCAGCAGAAGAGCGACTAAATGCAGACCAGAAATTTGTGTTAAAGGAAGATGGATTAACCCTATTGGGACTTGTGGGTCTTAAGGATCCATGCCGTCCAGGTGTGAAGAAAGCAGTTGAAGAATGTCAATATGCAGGGGTGAATGTCAAAATGATTACTGGCGACAATGTTTTCACGGCAAAAGCCATAGCTACTGAATGTGGAATACTCGGGGCTAGTCAGGACATGTTCGGAGGAGCAGTGATTGAAGGTGTGGAATTCCGCAACTACACGCCAGAAGAGAGATTGGAGAAAGTTGAAAAAATTTGTGTGATGGCCAGGTCTTCTCCTTTTGATAAGCTTCTAAAGGTGCAATGCTTGAAGCAGAAAGGTCATGTTGTTGCAGTTACCGGTGATGGCACCAATGATGCACCAGCACTGAAAGAAGCTGATATAGGACTTTCCATGGGGATTCAAGGAACAGAAGTTGCCAAAGAAAGCTCAGATATTGTGATCATAGATGATAACTTTGCTTCAGTTGCTACAGTTTTGATGTGGGGAAGATGTGTGTACAATAATATCCAGAAGTTCATCCAATTCCAGCTCACCGTCAATGTTGCAGCTCTTGTGATCAACTTCGTAGCAGCAGTTTCAGCAGGTCAGGTCCCTTTAACAGCAGTTCAATTATTGTGGGTAAACTTGATCATGGACACACTTGGAGCTCTTGCTCTAGCCACAGAAAAACCGACAAGAGAACTTATGGAAAAGCCACCAGTGGGCAGGACAGCGCCTCTCATCACAAACATCATGTGGGGGAACCTCTTGCCTCAAGCACTGTACCAGATAACTGTTCTCTTGATCTTACAATTCAGGGGCAAAGCAATCTTCGGTGTCGGTGATAAGGTAAAGGACACATTGATCTTCAACACTTTTGTGCTTTGCCAGATCTTTAATGAGTTCAATGCAAGAAAGCTAGAGAAGAAGAATGTCTTCAAGGGAATACACACCAACAAGTTGTTTATGGGGATCATCGTGGTGACAATTGTTCTTCAGGTTGTGATGGTGGAGGTTCTCAAGAAATTTGCAGATACAGAGAGGTTGAATTGGGGACAATGGGGTGTTTGCATTGGGATTGCAGTCATCTCTTGGCCAATTGGTTGGCTAGTCAAGTGTATTCCTGTTCCAGAGAAACCCATATTCAGCTatctgaagatgaagaaaaataagcATTCAGTTTGA